CCTTCGAAGCGGAGCCCCATCGCGTGGTGGAAGAGCTGTGTGATGCCGTCGAGTGGGTGTGGAAACTCGCCGTCGAACCCCATTGGGAGCGCATTCACGCGCTTCAGGTGGCCGACATCGACTACCGCCTCCGGCTGCTCGCCCGGGGCGGTCTGGACGAGGTCCTCAGGACGCTCCATCCGCAGGTGCTCCGGGTGGAGGAAGGGCTCGACTTCGTGGGCAAGAGCTGCGACGTCTTCTCCGGCACGGGCTGCGACTCCACCTTCGACGCGGCGGGCCCAGGCTTGATCCTGATCCCCTGCGTGTTCGCCTGGCCGGGCACGGTGCTCCTCAACGCTCGCCCTTACACGCCGACCGTCAGCTACGCCCCGCGCGGAGTGGGGTCGCTGTGGGAAGTGCGCGACGGCGGCCGGGACGACTGCGCGCTCTCCGATCTGATGGGCGGCACCCGGGCCGCCGTGCTGGCCCAGCTGGACATCCCCATGACGACGAAGTACCTCTCGCAGCACCTGGACATCTCTCCTGCCACGGTGAGCGAACACCTCAAAGTGCTCTCGGCCGCGCGGTTGCTGGAGGCCTACCGGCGCGGGCGGGAGGTCTTCTACCGCCGTACCTCGCTGGCGGATGACCTGCTGAAAGCCTGAGCGGGTGGCCACCCTGCCGGCCGGGGCCCGGACGTCGGACCTCTTCCGGGCTGTGGCCCCAGACCCTAGGCTGGAGCCGTGAGCCTCCTCGATGACCCCTTCGATTACGCCGAGACCAAGGACGGGAAGATCCTGATCCGCCGCGGCGGGCGACTCGTGGTGACCGTCGCCGGAGGCCGGGCGCAGGACCTCGCCTCACGGCTGGCCCGTGCCGACGATGAGGGCCGGCAGCAGCTCCTGGCGCGGGCCACGGGCAATTACCGGCGGGGAAACGAACGGGGTGGCCGCGCATGAGCGCCGTCGGACACCTCGAGGCATTGCATCGCAGCCCGGTGCACGGCTTCTCCAAGGAGACGGTGGAGTCGTTGCGGCTGCTGGAGGGGCAGGGTGTCGAGGGGGATGCCCATTGCGGGGTGACCGTTCAGCACCGGTCGCGGGTGGCGGCGGACCCCTCCCAGCCGAACCTCCGGCAGGTGCATCTGATCCACGCCGAGCTCTTCGATGAGCTGCGTGCCGCGGGCTTCGCCGTGAAGCCGGGGGATCTGGGGGAGAACCTGACCACGAGGGGTGTGGATCTCCTGTCCCTTCCGGTGGGCACGCGGCTCGTCATGGGGGCGGCGGTCGTCACCGTCACGGGTCTGCGTAACCCCTGTCAGCAGATCAACGGCTTCCAGACCGGACTCCTGAAGCAGGTTCTGAAGGTCGACCGGGAGGGCAGTCCGGTCCGTCTGGCCGGGGTCATGGGCATCGTGTCGCGGGGTGGCGAGGTCTCGACCGGGGACGCCTTCGAAGTGCGGCTGCCGGCCGGCGAGCACTTTCCTTTGACACGGGTCTGAGACGCCTCGAGACGCTGAACTGCGCATTCGACAAGATGCCGGGGGAGCGGTCGAGATGTTGCGGCATACGGACGCATTGCGTCACTCGAGGTGACAATCAAGTCAACAACCCATTCGCGCGTAACAATCGGCCGGTCTGAGGATCACGGTTTGGCAACGGATGCCCACTGGGTGGACAAAATCAAGCTAAGCTTTCACGTTATGTAGGCCAAGTCACACCTGTGTGTCCTGGACCTCGTTCATGGGAATCCGCGAGATTCCCCATCTCTACTCAGGAACTCCAAAGGAGGCGGAATGCGTTTCTCGCGCACTTCCAAGGCACTGGGCCTGGCGGTCCTCGCTGCATTGGCTCTGTCGGCGTGTGGCGGCGGCAGCACCAACGGTGGCGGGTCCACCGGCGGCGATGCGGATCCGAAGGGCATCGTGCGGGCATACAGCAACGAGCCGCAGAACCCGTTGCTCCCCGGCCAGACCAACGAGGTCTTCGGTGGCCGCGTGGTCGATCTGCTC
This portion of the Arthrobacter woluwensis genome encodes:
- a CDS encoding ArsR/SmtB family transcription factor, with translation MLLQLTPADLTRIRFCVSPWWEAVTSVLTLAKGVPMHRRWITDSKEVLTASPGAARKWEVLRTFITANGHILDGLTPTPSRDESFQDSKDRVLNQDANLLLHDMRIMRSVADHPAAPAILDAFEAEPHRVVEELCDAVEWVWKLAVEPHWERIHALQVADIDYRLRLLARGGLDEVLRTLHPQVLRVEEGLDFVGKSCDVFSGTGCDSTFDAAGPGLILIPCVFAWPGTVLLNARPYTPTVSYAPRGVGSLWEVRDGGRDDCALSDLMGGTRAAVLAQLDIPMTTKYLSQHLDISPATVSEHLKVLSAARLLEAYRRGREVFYRRTSLADDLLKA
- a CDS encoding MOSC domain-containing protein; this translates as MSAVGHLEALHRSPVHGFSKETVESLRLLEGQGVEGDAHCGVTVQHRSRVAADPSQPNLRQVHLIHAELFDELRAAGFAVKPGDLGENLTTRGVDLLSLPVGTRLVMGAAVVTVTGLRNPCQQINGFQTGLLKQVLKVDREGSPVRLAGVMGIVSRGGEVSTGDAFEVRLPAGEHFPLTRV